Genomic segment of Geminocystis herdmanii PCC 6308:
CTGAAGTAAGTCTTGTGGCATCTTTAATTAAAGATAATTTAGGATGGTTACAAGAAAATGGAAATCCCATCTGGAAACAGGTTGATTTAAAACCATTGCAGTCAAAACAATTAACGAGAATATCTAAATGCGTCAAACCTTAAGAGGAGAATTAATCATGAAAAATTTACATAAATTAGCTTTAATTAGTGCTATTAGTGTTGGTTTCTTTTCTCAAGCCAATCCTGCGGCGGCGGAAAGTCGAATTACTTGCGAATCTCGTCAAGGTCGTTATAATTTTTGTAATGTGGATACCAGAGGCGGTGTGAGATTTGTGCGTCAAATTAGTAATGCTCAGTGTCGTGAGGGAAGTACTTGGGGTTACGATCGAAATGGAATCTGGGTCGATCGAGGTTGTAGTGCTGAATTTGCGGTGAGAGATAGAGGAGGAAACAATAATAATTATAATCCCAATACTGGAGGAGATAATACAGGGGCAATTATCGGGGGTGTGTTAGCGGTAGGTGCCATCGCCGCCGCCATTGCTTCTGGTTCGGGTAATAACTCTTCTGATGGTACAATAACCTGTGGTTCAGAGCGAGGTAATTTCACCCGTTGCCCTGTAAACCTTAGTCGGCGCGATCGAGTTATACTTAGACGACAGCTTAGTAATTCTGGATGTTGGGAAGGAAGTACATGGGGTTACGATCGAGATGGCATCTGGGTTGATGAAGGTTGTCGAGGACAATTTGAAATTAGACGTTAATTAAGGTGGTTTCCGAAAAAGAATTTACCAATTTCCTTTATAATTCCCCCTTTATTAAGGGGGGTTAGGGGGGATCATGCAGGTATATTTATTATTAGAAATCACCTAAGAGATAGTAGGTATGCCCACCAAATCTTTCAAATTCTACTTGAATTTGACTTTATTATGAAGCCAATTAGTGACTTTATTAGGGAGATTTTTTTTCACCCATTGCCAAGCAATTATTTTAAATAAAGGTTTAGGAGTTTTAGCCAGAAATTTAGCTAATTGATTCATCGATCGATTGGGAATTTTTTTATTTATGATATTAATAATTCCTATATCATAAAGCCCATCAATAATTAGTTTAATCGTTGCCTCCTCATTTAAAGTGAGGTTTTCTAAAAGTAAATAAACGTCTCTTAATCTTTCCTGTTGAAACTTTTTTTCTTCAGCAGTGGAATCAGGTAAAGCAACTATTGTAACAGACTCTTTTTGACGACTCAGCATTATTTAGAATGGAGAATGGAGAATTAAGAATGGAGAATTAAGACTCTAACTCCCTCATTACTCATTACTTATTACTTATTACTCATCAGTTAAACCGCTTGGGGTTGTGCTTGGGGTTGGAATTGGAATAGAGAATAAACGACATTGCGCCGAATGTCAATCATCATCTCTAAAAACATTTCGTAACCTTCTT
This window contains:
- a CDS encoding DUF3011 domain-containing protein, which codes for MRQTLRGELIMKNLHKLALISAISVGFFSQANPAAAESRITCESRQGRYNFCNVDTRGGVRFVRQISNAQCREGSTWGYDRNGIWVDRGCSAEFAVRDRGGNNNNYNPNTGGDNTGAIIGGVLAVGAIAAAIASGSGNNSSDGTITCGSERGNFTRCPVNLSRRDRVILRRQLSNSGCWEGSTWGYDRDGIWVDEGCRGQFEIRR